One Paenibacillus sp. FSL H7-0737 DNA segment encodes these proteins:
- a CDS encoding FAD-dependent oxidoreductase yields MMTNMKYEDRIGIIGAGISGVTAAYQLAKKGYTHITLLEKSDRVGGKCHSIEYKGKTYEMGTLIGLPTYKHTIELMREFDLMDKGPLLERGFFDTNGRKTTQIPMDQIQMFTQEFKRLPEILKRYKSLQEPGFLHLPADLCQPFSDWCTENELSVIGQVYMHYFNTFGFGSIQDVPAAYVLKFLTYDNLLSFIEITHMITWPKGVTELIRRMADQVEDLRLTCEVLHMEQEENGQVRVETNQDIFYFDKVIYTASLEHLGDMIHLSSEDRALFECIIYERFRVYAYRVKGLPELSGYIPCNMNPERKGHMMAWYYRWADMGTTDLVTVYVAENDEMTDLEMREKVENKLRELGGENIRLYMMKRWKQFPHVDSKAIREGFYERLDQMQGRDKIYYAGEIMNFPTLENCIVYSKYLVERFF; encoded by the coding sequence ATGATGACTAATATGAAGTATGAAGACAGGATAGGGATCATCGGTGCAGGGATTTCTGGGGTTACAGCTGCCTACCAACTAGCGAAAAAAGGATATACTCATATTACTCTCCTTGAGAAGTCGGACCGAGTAGGTGGCAAGTGCCACTCCATCGAATACAAAGGGAAAACTTATGAAATGGGAACTCTAATCGGCTTGCCAACTTATAAACATACGATAGAACTCATGAGGGAGTTTGATCTTATGGACAAGGGGCCACTCTTGGAACGGGGATTTTTTGATACAAATGGGCGAAAAACTACTCAGATTCCTATGGACCAAATTCAGATGTTTACCCAAGAATTCAAACGGTTGCCGGAAATTTTGAAACGTTATAAGTCACTACAAGAACCGGGTTTTCTACACTTACCGGCAGATCTATGTCAGCCCTTTTCAGATTGGTGTACGGAGAATGAGCTATCTGTAATTGGGCAGGTGTATATGCATTACTTCAATACCTTTGGTTTTGGGAGTATTCAGGATGTGCCGGCCGCCTATGTATTGAAATTTCTTACTTATGATAATTTATTATCCTTTATTGAGATCACTCACATGATAACCTGGCCTAAGGGAGTCACTGAACTCATTAGAAGAATGGCCGACCAAGTAGAGGATCTGCGTCTGACTTGTGAAGTGCTACATATGGAGCAAGAGGAAAATGGTCAAGTTCGGGTGGAAACAAACCAGGATATCTTTTATTTTGACAAGGTTATTTATACAGCTTCCTTAGAGCATCTGGGCGATATGATTCACTTATCTTCGGAAGATAGAGCATTGTTTGAGTGTATAATCTATGAACGGTTTCGGGTATATGCTTACAGAGTGAAGGGGTTGCCGGAGCTTTCTGGATATATCCCCTGCAATATGAATCCTGAACGCAAGGGACATATGATGGCATGGTATTACAGGTGGGCAGATATGGGAACAACGGATCTAGTTACGGTGTATGTAGCGGAGAATGATGAGATGACAGATCTCGAGATGAGGGAAAAGGTAGAAAATAAACTTCGCGAGCTTGGCGGCGAGAATATACGTCTGTATATGATGAAGCGCTGGAAGCAGTTTCCCCATGTAGATTCTAAAGCGATCCGTGAAGGCTTCTATGAACGGCTTGATCAGATGCAAGGAAGAGATAAGATCTATTATGCAGGAGAAATCATGAATTTTCCTACACTGGAGAACTGTATCGTATATTCGAAATACTTAGTTGAAAGATTTTTTTAA
- a CDS encoding DUF5692 family protein, translating into MFLFESIPWYSALMWLVVLAGLMIFNEIARRSKWFSIILFIVVPIVLTIAVWPNTAGEGSSTGTWFHWVKVYSALAGCIGFMAIRYVKGWDKNKYILMFPAIILAVNILEAVIRDFQVYSLQGMVDGVMMVGGPWNIMNGIAGILNIITISGWMGIVISKDKSKDMLWPDQLWFWIIAYDIWNFAYVYNAVSDHSFYAGAALLISCTIPAFFFKKGAWLQHRAQTLAIWMMFTMSFPAFVGDSKFSVQSSHSETALWVVSALSLAANIAVFVYHFYKITKHKRNPLKVEVYTDLAAYKTIAESAK; encoded by the coding sequence ATGTTTTTATTCGAATCGATTCCTTGGTACTCTGCTCTAATGTGGTTAGTGGTACTTGCAGGATTAATGATTTTCAACGAAATAGCTCGAAGAAGCAAGTGGTTTTCAATCATTCTGTTTATCGTTGTCCCAATTGTTCTTACCATAGCGGTCTGGCCGAATACGGCAGGCGAAGGCTCCAGTACTGGAACATGGTTTCACTGGGTAAAAGTATATTCTGCCTTGGCAGGATGTATAGGGTTTATGGCTATCCGTTATGTTAAAGGATGGGACAAAAATAAATATATATTAATGTTCCCGGCTATTATCCTTGCAGTTAACATTCTTGAAGCAGTTATCCGTGATTTCCAAGTGTACAGCTTGCAAGGCATGGTGGATGGCGTAATGATGGTAGGTGGTCCTTGGAACATTATGAACGGGATCGCAGGTATTCTGAACATTATTACGATTTCTGGTTGGATGGGTATTGTTATTAGTAAAGACAAGAGTAAGGATATGTTGTGGCCGGACCAGCTGTGGTTCTGGATCATTGCTTATGACATTTGGAACTTTGCCTATGTATATAACGCAGTTTCTGACCATTCCTTCTATGCAGGTGCAGCTCTTCTGATCTCTTGTACAATTCCAGCATTCTTCTTCAAAAAAGGAGCATGGCTACAGCACCGTGCACAAACCTTGGCGATTTGGATGATGTTTACAATGTCGTTCCCGGCGTTTGTTGGCGATTCAAAGTTCTCCGTACAATCTTCTCACAGCGAAACGGCGCTTTGGGTTGTGAGTGCATTATCTTTAGCAGCTAATATTGCAGTGTTTGTCTATCACTTCTATAAAATTACCAAACATAAACGCAATCCGCTTAAGGTGGAAGTGTATACAGATTTAGCGGCTTATAAGACGATTGCCGAAAGTGCAAAATAA
- a CDS encoding helix-turn-helix domain-containing protein: MNANNKYHILMQGTISNNVSETCKEFGISRTIYYQWCKAYQEQGMDGLAEKERKPVMPNKVDKRTERLILQYVAKFPEDGPKRIFYELQDEGVNIGESGIYNVLRRNGLSKRIEREAYAKEVKAKKRDGAQAANSRGCKEKSKPLDYRMKNPENAHPGYMCQQSISYMGVFPRVGKVYQYVVYDAYSRLGLVKLYNRKSAIHFIDFMDLKVIPLMKTLEFQINNLVTNKSREFTTNWDRGKHKYSDFLHKNNINQVAITADQTEVFQPLQQFAAVLTKEFYQQAWLDDTIDSFETLEKRLHEYLRIYNFSRVITDGPNQGKIPSDVALEYAGQRETLPLWLFTRR, encoded by the coding sequence ATGAATGCAAACAACAAATATCATATCCTCATGCAAGGGACTATCAGCAACAATGTGAGCGAAACCTGCAAGGAGTTTGGCATATCCCGGACGATCTATTATCAGTGGTGTAAAGCTTACCAAGAGCAGGGGATGGATGGACTGGCAGAGAAGGAACGAAAGCCGGTAATGCCTAATAAAGTGGATAAGCGAACGGAAAGATTGATCTTACAATACGTTGCCAAATTCCCTGAAGATGGACCCAAGCGAATCTTTTACGAACTGCAGGATGAGGGTGTGAACATAGGGGAGTCAGGTATTTATAATGTGCTGCGTCGAAATGGACTTAGTAAGAGAATAGAACGGGAGGCTTACGCCAAAGAAGTTAAAGCAAAGAAGCGGGACGGCGCGCAAGCGGCTAACAGCAGAGGGTGTAAAGAGAAATCCAAACCTCTGGACTATAGGATGAAAAATCCGGAAAATGCTCATCCCGGGTATATGTGCCAACAGAGTATTAGCTATATGGGAGTGTTCCCGAGGGTAGGAAAGGTGTATCAATACGTGGTCTACGATGCCTATTCCAGATTAGGCTTAGTTAAGCTATATAATCGGAAGTCCGCCATTCATTTTATCGATTTTATGGATTTGAAAGTCATCCCATTGATGAAGACCTTAGAATTCCAAATTAATAATCTGGTTACGAACAAGAGTCGTGAATTTACTACGAACTGGGATAGAGGTAAACATAAATACAGCGATTTTTTACATAAGAACAACATAAATCAAGTAGCTATTACTGCAGATCAGACAGAAGTATTTCAGCCCTTACAGCAATTTGCAGCAGTGTTGACGAAAGAGTTCTATCAGCAGGCTTGGTTGGATGATACGATTGATTCCTTTGAGACTTTAGAAAAGCGCTTACACGAATATTTGAGGATCTATAACTTCAGCAGGGTGATCACAGACGGACCTAATCAAGGTAAAATACCATCGGATGTCGCACTTGAGTATGCAGGTCAGCGTGAGACCTTGCCATTATGGTTATTTACAAGGAGATAA
- a CDS encoding MATE family efflux transporter → MQLRASLQKKRLLEKYLSGEGMDYRQIIALFIPILIDQAFIIGLNLVNTAMISSSGMAAVSAVNMVDSLNIFLINVFVAVATGGTVVVAQYKGSGNDRMVSQATAASVASVSLIALGIGLLLMGLHTPILNLLFGTASPEVLDNARIYLIGSSISYLGIAVVQAVCGALRGVGKTRASLMLSLIMNLLYVILNVVFINLLHMGVLGMTLAINIARYAGMVCALVYLFKVDTALRVRVRDLFRIPLTMLRRIMFIGVPFAAEQMFFNGGKLLTQVFIVSLGTYAIATNAIAGSLALVFQIPASALSLTIVTVVGQCIGRGNVSEARKFIKSFLWIGSGSLALIALILMPLFHPLVSIFSPPSEIIDDLFVVLLVNSIAQVPLWAVSFILPSALRAAGDSRFTSITSMLTMWLFRVIFGYILGIVLGYGVMGVWLAMNCEWAVRGGIFLWRFRGEKWFAHKLI, encoded by the coding sequence ATGCAGCTTCGCGCGAGTCTTCAGAAGAAAAGATTGCTGGAGAAATATCTTTCTGGGGAGGGGATGGATTATCGGCAAATTATAGCTTTATTTATTCCAATTCTGATTGACCAGGCCTTCATTATTGGACTTAATCTGGTAAATACCGCAATGATTAGCTCGTCCGGGATGGCGGCGGTCAGTGCAGTGAATATGGTGGATTCGCTGAATATTTTTCTGATCAATGTGTTCGTGGCGGTTGCAACCGGGGGGACAGTGGTAGTCGCGCAGTATAAAGGGAGCGGAAACGACCGGATGGTGTCCCAGGCTACGGCGGCTTCGGTCGCTTCGGTGTCGCTGATCGCTTTGGGAATCGGTCTGCTGCTGATGGGCTTACATACTCCTATATTGAACCTTTTGTTCGGAACCGCCTCACCCGAAGTGCTGGACAATGCCCGCATCTACCTGATCGGCAGTAGCATCTCATATCTGGGCATCGCGGTGGTTCAGGCGGTATGCGGAGCTCTGCGAGGAGTGGGCAAGACACGGGCTTCTTTGATGCTGTCGCTCATCATGAACCTGCTGTATGTTATCCTGAACGTGGTCTTCATTAACCTGTTGCACATGGGTGTGCTGGGGATGACGCTAGCGATTAATATCGCGCGGTATGCTGGTATGGTTTGTGCCCTGGTGTATCTGTTCAAGGTGGATACGGCCCTCCGGGTGCGTGTTCGTGACCTATTCCGAATCCCTCTGACCATGCTGCGGAGAATCATGTTCATCGGCGTGCCGTTCGCGGCAGAGCAGATGTTCTTCAACGGGGGGAAACTGCTCACTCAGGTGTTTATTGTCAGCCTAGGCACTTATGCCATTGCGACCAATGCCATTGCCGGCTCGCTGGCTCTGGTGTTTCAAATTCCAGCCAGCGCGCTGTCGCTAACTATTGTAACGGTGGTCGGCCAATGTATCGGGCGGGGGAATGTCTCTGAAGCCAGAAAGTTCATCAAGTCCTTTCTCTGGATCGGGTCTGGCTCTTTGGCGTTGATCGCCTTGATTCTGATGCCGCTATTCCACCCGCTGGTATCCATCTTTTCCCCACCTTCCGAGATCATTGATGATCTGTTTGTGGTGCTGTTGGTGAATTCCATTGCCCAAGTTCCGCTGTGGGCCGTCAGCTTTATTTTGCCGTCCGCACTGCGGGCAGCGGGAGATTCCCGCTTCACCTCAATTACCTCAATGCTGACGATGTGGCTGTTTCGGGTAATTTTTGGATACATCCTTGGGATCGTACTGGGCTACGGTGTCATGGGTGTCTGGCTGGCGATGAACTGCGAGTGGGCCGTTCGCGGGGGCATTTTTCTTTGGCGCTTCAGGGGCGAAAAGTGGTTTGCACACAAGCTGATTTAG
- a CDS encoding CPBP family intramembrane glutamic endopeptidase — protein MLRNKVTEELSIVKVQPTSIRFIVSLIFIHILFTLTVNLVLFANGTLSVIAKSTNGWINETLAANLFGLVLEVVIFLCIIAKLSLRDLGLKRNTLLAGLIGTFLFWLAINIVDLGMTLLTHSSLTFNNDIFTNSNVVFGAFLGQIFGNALLEEVLFRGFLLVQIYLLLKKVNNNTSRIGYAMLFSQSIFAAIHIPNRIYSGLVGMDFVYDFIVLVILGVIFSLLYVLTKNLFFVIGVHSLMNVQIMFWNSSFTHTATLICVLLLTCLLICFKRKEFRAQKSEEAVPS, from the coding sequence ATGCTGCGCAATAAAGTAACTGAGGAGCTATCGATTGTTAAAGTTCAGCCTACATCAATACGCTTTATCGTCAGTCTCATTTTTATTCATATTCTCTTCACTCTAACGGTTAACCTTGTACTTTTTGCAAATGGAACTTTAAGCGTTATTGCCAAAAGCACAAACGGATGGATCAACGAAACGTTAGCTGCAAATCTGTTCGGTCTTGTGTTAGAAGTGGTTATTTTCTTATGTATAATAGCTAAATTATCGCTGAGGGATTTGGGGTTAAAAAGGAATACATTATTAGCAGGACTTATCGGCACTTTTCTATTTTGGCTCGCAATTAACATTGTTGATTTAGGTATGACATTACTGACTCACTCAAGTTTAACATTCAATAATGATATATTTACGAATTCGAACGTCGTCTTTGGTGCATTCCTGGGTCAGATTTTCGGAAATGCTTTACTGGAAGAAGTCTTGTTTCGGGGCTTTCTGCTAGTTCAAATCTATCTCTTATTAAAAAAAGTCAATAACAATACTTCACGCATTGGTTATGCAATGCTTTTCTCACAATCGATCTTTGCCGCTATACATATCCCAAATCGGATCTATTCAGGATTAGTCGGAATGGATTTTGTTTATGATTTTATCGTACTAGTAATTCTAGGGGTCATATTCTCATTACTCTATGTCTTAACCAAGAATCTATTTTTCGTGATTGGCGTCCATTCCTTAATGAATGTTCAGATTATGTTTTGGAATAGTAGTTTTACTCATACAGCAACGTTAATCTGTGTGTTGTTACTGACTTGTCTTTTAATTTGTTTCAAAAGGAAGGAATTCCGAGCGCAGAAATCAGAGGAGGCAGTGCCAAGCTGA